GAACTTCAGCTTCGGGATATGTCTGGAAAAATTTCAAAGGCTTCATTGGTCAAGCAATGCCAGAGAGAATGTGAAAGTTTCCTGCAAGAACAGCTGGGAAGGAACACTAAAGAAATTAGTAGGGGTGAGATGTCTAGTGCTGCTGACCGGTCAGGGCATTCTACAAACATGGCACAGACTCCACCTGGGACCTCCCCCAGACAAGTGGCACCTTTGCTAAGTGAAGAAGATGCACGGAAAGAACACGAGCACAGCTTGACGCTTAGTGATAACCAAGAAAAGGTACTGGAAGAACACATCACAGACTTCGGCAGGAGGATGGCATTCGGCCTTCCTCAAAGAGTTGAGGAATCCCTAGAGTCCTACTTGACAAGAGCAGAGCCATCTCAACCTTTCCCTCAGCTCCACACTCGAGCCCATAGCGTTTGTACAGTGGATTCTGACAAGCCCTCCAGATTCCTTAGAAGAAACACTAATGGAGATAGAAAGGGGACAGTGGATTTAGTCCCCGTCCAACACAggcctctccctgctgcctggctTGCGGGCCACACACAGCCAGCCTCTGAGAACAAGAAGGTGTGTGTAGACAAAGACCTTAGCATGGCCCCAAGTGGCCGAGAGCCGATCAAGCACTGGACACCCAGTATGGCACACAAAGGCATCCGGCAACATTCTAGATCAGACAGCAGGCCTGACCCAGAGCCACCCATGAGCCCAGATGGGCCAACAGAGGAGAGATTGGCTTCCAGCAACAACACACAGGGCTctcagggagaaaggaagaactgGAAAGACTGCTCCATGGCTGAGGGGTCCACAGACCTACACAAGGGAGAGCAACTCCCTGGTCCTGACCCACAGTCCACTAAGAACTTGAAAGGCACCCAGGACCTGTGCTCCCCAGGGAGCCATGCGACTGAATGTCAGTCCCTGCAGGGAATGTCCGTTCCCCAGGACTCTGAGACGCCTCACTCTAAAAGTCAGGTGTCCACAGAAGTCGTGCCAAACTCAGAGGGCGAGACACACATCCAGGTGCCAGACCTGCCCGCCACAGCCTTTGCCTCAGAAGAAATGACTTCCAAACCCCGGGGCCCCTCCAGTGGGGACATGGCGGTTTCTCAGGTGCTACATGTGCACTTCCCCTCTGTGGGCATCAACATGGAGCCACGGCAGGGTCCCTGGGTCCCTGCATATGTCTCAGGCAAGAGCAAGAACAAGGACTGTCCCCCAGCTGCCAGAGGAGTGCCCCCACTGGTAACTGAGGCAGGAAAGCTTGGTGGAGGGGATGCAGGCTTAGGGACATCCCAGACCAGAGGGAAGAGACACTGTGCTCAGGCCAGGGCAGCAGAGGAAACCCAAGGAcacacatcctccccagcactgacaCCTAAGAGTCAGCCTCTGGAAAATCAGTTCCCCAACCAGGTGAAGGGCTTCTGGCAGAGGCTGTCCCCTGGGAGGAAACACAAAGGGCAGGAAAAGATCCTGGCCAGGGGCTGCTCCTCATTAATGCCAGTGAAGGGAGCAAGCCTCATCAAAGGGAGATGTGAGTTCTGTGGGAACACAGCAGCTCAGAAATGTGTGAGAGAGCCTGGGATGGTCCTCAGGAAACAGCTAGGGTTCAGGCATTGGACAGTCATTCCTTGTCCCCAGGCACCTGTGTCTCCCCTCATGGGGTCTGTAGAAGCTCAGCAAGAGTTGCAACTGCAGGCTCAGGCAGAGCCTGcccagaggctgccccacttcTGCTGCAGAGCTTCCTGCTCTCAAGTGCAGAGGGCTGAGTCCTGCAGCCCAGGACAAGGGCAGACAGCCCTTGAGAGGTGCGGCACTACTGGAAAAGCTAAGATGGTGGAGCCCTCCCCCATGCATGCTTCTCCACCAAAGTCCTATCTGTAGGTGTCAAGCTGGCTAGGAGGCTCCGGCTGCCCTTCCCTGTGTTGAAGGCACTGCTGGGGGGTTTGTTCCCATtaacaaccaaaaaaacaaaaacacagatttTCAAGGGAATATGTTTTTATTAACAATAGCTTTATTCCTTGGCTAAtaaattttccttaatttttgtgtgtgtgtgtgctagcccATGTGTGGCAGAGGATTTAGATAAGAAGCCTtaggcttggggctggggatttagctcagtggtagagcgcttacctaggaagcgcaaggccctgggttcggtccccagctccgaaaaaaaagaaccaaaaaaaaaaaaaaaaaaagaagccttagGCTTGGGAAACAGGACACTGGAGCCTCTCGTGGCTCTTCGTGAAAGCAGGATTCGTCCCTAGTGTTTTACAATGGCATAAACTTCCTACTCTTACTGTAGCCTCAATAATAGTGTGTGGCTGTCCACGCCCTCCCTCCATTGCTCCAGATGCTTGCAAACGAGAGGTTTTTGTATGAGGTCATCCTTGACCAACCAATACATATGGTGACTCAGTCACGATTTTTGGAACTGCTGTCAGTGATCTAAGATGTACCTTGTCCATGTTCCGTCGGGTCCTGAGTAGAGTTGAACAGGAGGCAGCGTCTAATTACTACTAAGCATGCTCACTGGTGAGACACGCCTACTGGAATAGTTCCCACTTAGTTCTTTAAGTCAAACCGTGCCCCTGCTTTCAAAGGGAGGAGTGCCCATCGAGTGGTCACCTCACATCCAGGCTGATCAAGCACCACAAACAAGAGACCACGACCCCAACATCAGACTTCCGCCGCACTAGACTGCCTGATTCCCATCCCTTGGTGCTTTCTCCAGGCTGCCAAGGGTACCACAGAGCTTTCTGATGTCAAAGTATGAGCCCTACTGAGCAGGACTAGCCTGTGCCAGGCACGCGGTCCTTATTTCAGGGGAGGTGATACAATGGCTGCCATCCATGCTCAATGATTCCGACGCTGACGCTGACGCTGACGCTGACGCCGCGCCGACACAGACACCAGCGCTGCCACTCTGATGCAGACAGCGTGACAGCATGGTCTTGTTATGCACTCTGCACATGATCTGATCGGCATGGAGCCACAGACCTCCCGTGTCACCTGTAATTCAAGTCCCTGTAGTGAAGTGGGTAAAGTTCTTATGGGTTAATTCCACCAACATCCCACAACATTCTGCCTCTCTTACATGCAGGTCTCcaaggaaggaagaggcagaaggaggcCAGGCAAGATTCTTAGGACGCACATGTATGTCCAGGGAGGCAGTGTCTTGTGGGTGTCAAAACAAAAATGATTCCACTGCGGCTATAGTCTGTtgcctcttcctgccttccttccaagTTTATGTCACTAACCATCGCAGGCAGAGTCACGGCACATCAGGAAAAGTGCGGAGTAAGGGGAGGCTTCAGAGGGGACAGAACTGCAGAATACACGTAAGACCCACTTATCCATGTAGCCAGTCAAGCCAATGACTAGGCCTGCCACTCGTCCGACATCCATTATCCCGTGCTACCATTCAAACTCCAGTCCTGGGAGGTCACCAGACTCATGTCCCTCTTCTGGAGACCCCAACAGACTTTAACTTCTTCCTGTATTTCCTGCATCTGCCCACACGGGGTTAAATCCTTTCAAATCCATCTCAGTGATATTTACACTTCCTGTTCTAACCACCAGGCTTTCagccccattcccttcccctcaaATAAGGCCTCAAAAGATTTCAGCCACGACACATTCAAaagctccctcttcctcctcaagCTCAGCACAGTGCTCTTCCTGCCCTTTCTGTCACGTTTTGTCTTTTTGATTAGAGCTCAACAACACTCAGAATTTGGTGTCACCCAGAGATGTGAGGGAATCGTTCTGATGGGAAACTAGAACGAGCTTTCCAATTCTCCCTCCGTAAGGGAGGAACTCACTGAAGTCTGTTACTTCCTTCAGAAAAACATAGGGCAAGGTTAttgatggttttgtgtgtgtgtgcatgcgcacacgcacgtgtgtgtgtggtaaaATGCCTGTAGTTAAAAACAAGGCTAggtctgcagagatggctcagtggttaagagccctgactgctcttccagtggtactgagttcaaatcccagcaaccacatggtggctcacaaccatctgttttgggatcagatgtcctctcctggtgtgtctgaagacagctacagtgtactcacatatgtacaaaataaatcttaaaacaaacaaacaaaaacaaaagaaagagatatATGAAGAAGGGGGAGCTTTCTGGGTTGTGTGCCTTGCCTTGTCTATGACCTTACTGTATGTAGCCTTTGAAAGACCCAAGAAGACATTGTGGCATATGGGCAGAAGCTGGTTCACTTGGATGAAATCAGAATGAGGAGGGGCTGCAGGAATGAAGAGGGCCTAACCAAGAGCCATCGACCAACCCCTAAGGCTGTCTATGCCTCACAGCCAGTCGAAGGGTCAGGTCCTGTACCCACAAATGACAACCCACCTCCCCTAGCCAGAGTTGTTCAAGAGCTGGATGGACCAGAGAGGATCAAACCTGGAGAGAGGTTGTAGATTTCAAGAAACATCCTGGTTCTTAAACATCCTCCTTCTCCTACCTCCAAAAACTGTGGGTCCTGCCTAGCTAGGCCGGCCTGCAGTTGACTGTGTTGGGCATCTCCATGTTTCTGGAGGAGAGTCTGTCACAGCAGAGGTGAGCTGGCTGCCCACATCAGATAtgggggcagagacagaaagctGAGAACTCACGtctacacatacagacacaagagCAAAGCAGGTTTCCCCAGTATGTTTTACTGCATTCTGTACGGCAgaacacagagaacagtgttCTACAGTCAGGTGAGTGAATGTGGACAAAATGTCACTTAAAAGGATCCCTAGGCCTCTGGGTCGGTTGGTTTTTGCCAACTGACACAAAAAGAACATATCCTAGAAGGGAGaactttgagaaaatgcctccttcatattcttaaggaaataaaaaaaggcAGATCGTGGAGAAAACCAGACCATactcttaaggaaataaaaaaaaaaaaaaagatcatggagaaaatacctccatatgAAAGGCCTGTATATGAATGTAGAAGGGTCCAGCTCAGTGTGGATGGCCAGTCCTGGGCAAGTGCTCCTGGATGGTATATGAAAACAGCttagcaagccatgggaagcaagccagtattTGGTACTTCTCTATGGCCTTTGGTTCAATTCTACATTGATTTGCTGCCCTGACTTTACTCAGTAATGGACTATAACCATTAACCTATAAGAtgggataaaccctttcctgatggtttgtatatgcctggcccagggcgtggcacttgttggagtaggtgtggtcttgttagagtggtgtgaccttgttggggtaggtgtgtcactgtgggtatgggctttaagaccctcatcctagctgcctagaaggtggtattttgctagcagccttcagatgaagatgtagaactctcagctctgcctgcactgtgcctgcctggatgctgccatgatcctgccttgatgataatggactgaacctctgaacctgtgagccagccccagtgaaatgttgtccttataagacttgccttggtcatggtatctgttcacagtggtaaaaccctaactaagactacTTCCCCAGCCTGTTTTGAACATGGTGCTTTATCAGACCAGTAGAAACCATAAGATACTGGACAAAATGGCCAGCAGGCAAGGACGGATTCTCTGTGGACATAGTAAGTCATGCATCCAGGTCTAGAACACTGGGCCTGGCCTCGACTCACCAACAACTGCTAAATGATGTCAGTGGCAGACACGAAAACCTAGATACCCTCATACAGAAGGTTAGTTGAACAAATCAAACCTTCTCAGGAATATGTGCAGCCATGAAGGAGGGAGACCTGTACATAAGGACCTGGAAGATCTTCAGGCTGAATTGTCAGAGTAAAACTAGTGTAACCATAGCACATACTGCACAGCCTTGTCTGCAGAAGCAAGAGAAACCCTCAGAACAACAAGCAAGGAGCAGGCCAGTGGCTCCCTGTGGAGGATTTCGTTGAcacagctgaggaagaggagaTTTATACTGGCATCTCGCACAGGGACTCACAGTGCACTCAAATCATAGCACATCGTTACATTGATTCTGCCAGTAGAGAGACCAGGACATGGCTACATGACTCACCCCTCGCCTGACTGCTCACGCTGCCTATAAGTACGTCAAAGCTCCACTGTCCCTTGTTGGCATTGAGAGCCGGGGAAGAATCTACAGTGAGGAAACTCAATGACTCCATCTCACTTCTGCAATTAAATGCTCTTAGAAGAGATGCTATTCCGCCTCCCACTCTACcaaaccccaaccccaccctgtCAGACAGCCACTTCTGTGACCTTGAGGATCTCCAAATGTCACAATGAACAGTGACTTAGTTACTTGCCCTCCACTGAAGCACTGTCATACTCCAGTTGAGCCTGCGGTCTACCAGGTGAAGGATACTCAGCCTGGGACTTCAGAGATTACCCACAAAGGTGGACCACGGGAAACTAAGCAGTAATGCAGGGATTGATATTGTCATGGGGCATCATGATAGAGCGGTAACAGTGGTAAATTAGACAGGCTGTGCTTGTACTGAGGCATGAGAAAGAGGCAGGAGCTCAAACCTACACGGTGACAGGTGGCCATGTTCGGGTTATCCCATCTATAGGGATGGGGACACACTGCCTCCTCTGAGGCTGCTTcgagaaagtagaatccacagcTGAGCCTCTGCCCTGCCACCACCAGCAGCCCTGCCCCTGgggcctccctccttcccacccctgcTCCTACAGATACTTAGGTGTGACTTTGGTACACTACCATTACCTGGGATGGATCTTCCTTCTCCCTTATCCATCATGGAGGGTCTCTAGCCTATCGACCAGAGAGGTTGCCAAGGGAAGAGAGTGACACAGTAGAGCTTCCTCTTGTGTTTTCCAGAGCTAGTGCTCATGAGAAAGCTACCTCCTTTGAACCATGATGGAATATGATTTGTGAACAATGAAAAGATGTGTAAGGTCAAACTGGGTTCCAACCTACGCTGCTGGGATGAACTCTCCCTGCCACAGCGGGCCTGGCAATCCTTAAGGACACCACCCATCCAA
This genomic interval from Rattus norvegicus strain BN/NHsdMcwi chromosome 17, GRCr8, whole genome shotgun sequence contains the following:
- the Spata31d3 gene encoding SPATA31 subfamily D, member 3 isoform X4 — its product is MNPHSKIPEVPEARNSHGLSWISHYKFNTNSLSGLGLSQTSSFHKKPLESHSLKAKDVKVQGQCPGIGQRDHIQGDSSGALMSRVHSNSETDPELQLRDMSGKISKASLVKQCQRECESFLQEQLGRNTKEISRGEMSSAADRSGHSTNMAQTPPGTSPRQVAPLLSEEDARKEHEHSLTLSDNQEKVLEEHITDFGRRMAFGLPQRVEESLESYLTRAEPSQPFPQLHTRAHSVCTVDSDKPSRFLRRNTNGDRKGTVDLVPVQHRPLPAAWLAGHTQPASENKKVCVDKDLSMAPSGREPIKHWTPSMAHKGIRQHSRSDSRPDPEPPMSPDGPTEERLASSNNTQGSQGERKNWKDCSMAEGSTDLHKGEQLPGPDPQSTKNLKGTQDLCSPGSHATECQSLQGMSVPQDSETPHSKSQVSTEVVPNSEGETHIQVPDLPATAFASEEMTSKPRGPSSGDMAVSQVLHVHFPSVGINMEPRQGPWVPAYVSGKSKNKDCPPAARGVPPLVTEAGKLGGGDAGLGTSQTRGKRHCAQARAAEETQGHTSSPALTPKSQPLENQFPNQVKGFWQRLSPGRKHKGQEKILARGCSSLMPVKGASLIKGRCEFCGNTAAQKCVREPGMVLRKQLGFRHWTVIPCPQAPVSPLMGSVEAQQELQLQAQAEPAQRLPHFCCRASCSQVQRAESCSPGQGQTALERCGTTGKAKMVEPSPMHASPPKSYL